In one Myripristis murdjan chromosome 5, fMyrMur1.1, whole genome shotgun sequence genomic region, the following are encoded:
- the LOC115359602 gene encoding LOW QUALITY PROTEIN: helicase with zinc finger domain 2 (The sequence of the model RefSeq protein was modified relative to this genomic sequence to represent the inferred CDS: inserted 1 base in 1 codon): MAANGPSTSKTTQLLSTHDLKLACSKCAVKEGDVTYRLTSVQHQCARDLLICKAKAGSKWRPVSRRPKFPIPFRYEVCWYFVEGSGCTKHKNRCTYATSDEEAAVWNFEKSQGLDHVSICKLLTQGNGGPARLNRAECLDDLLKALELKAACSLCAVKQREITYTVRSVRHRCGRDLLLAKALGSDRWRPVSDRPAIGRHGQNVIYQECRYFVEDSGCRKDGQDCTFARSFEEATVWNCVRDLNIDNGKLIKLIPESEPTWTRLEDAVEYILQEFSGEFLELCGDCFISRQQISVKKWNGMCSADAAHAWSPILVHHLSESHGKEIYNEVRPLPANCRLEFCSHVQEGKPCWHQAGQCQAAHSEMEMAVWRAEDGGLSVRPDLLKLSGRQQTEPRQVTFYCRACLLHLTSPESFYNHCASREHAKIIADDTSIRWRLRPPPHNHRAQFWMCDRPKTCEYGVSCVKAHSEEELKEWLMRAEEEEEIRHSVEARGLMSYSESLLEQYRHCSSEVHIMAEQVDDVSVTCNQELCVHRQETTATLSWDFQVNTERQLVHVALLKQEPGASFSLGPVHPEPCSYSSGERFWTSDSTYGVTVSFESANPGLYEQWLVLDFDMRPVLLRRLKVRVGPRSADDAEEPAASFGGPSQSAERWHRGNCLIIPCQSRREEEEELLKEYKPPQVNFLYKPTSSRPTPLSPHNYKERMHNFLYDEEQAEDQVVSRLNVCGEVSMSATLETKFGTVTVAHGELVGSVSIPYSLTPDTPEGFALRRSIQSALIAPASSDDQNTKVYEAEILQDTTSEKKIHLRLSRRCCSDLALRSDEVRQMEVQFQLNRHKFCTMHKAVDLLPDTHQVLPDLENCAVPAQEVRHDKLNAKQQLAVAFVTGEADGKKAVAPLLIYGPFGTGKTFTLATAAIELTKTPRNKVLICTHTNSSADLYVRDHFHPLIRNGHNGIKPLRIKATTHGTLTFTDEVTMRYCLYSSEEQRFLPPTKADLDVHKVVITTTTMARHLHDLKLPVGYFTHILIDEASQMLECEALMALGLAGPDTRVILAGDHMQMGPKLFSVDDHQRSNHTLLTRLFHYYLGQTFTAAQKSRVILHENYRSTKEIVEFVSTHFYVGSNAAIKAVGNVMAHPDGHALRFHHVRGECRLDTASMSWFNSDEAAKVAEVVQDILQNWPQAWGSKNQASICVLSEGCQVGKIRASLSRKNLSQISVESFATVQGKQFRAVIITAVQTRESLKSAHLHGLELFDDARVFNTAMTRAQSQVVVVGDAAALCCFGKCSRIWKSYIDHCISNGSVKPKHFTTDFFESDVKEIARFQKSEPVEESAVHNDEILQQLKDESEKLEAEYNSDNDSEKSDSSMDHTPSFSKADVERDNLLELNRTQPNAFKQGQLVMETYDTGYVIPSDNPTKRIYLKRRKSFGRAFNGDKVLVQTSISEDSSQDKVVGIIERAESSCVFVCMLEDQDYCKPKVKFESEFVRKIMIPITKSAPKIAILLSKKNHCFLPVWDHTDGYWKITAYEKLSETLRQNHVFMVQVITWKEGCLFPLGKVVDILPIGNSVQDGLRILNEEFKVTPAARKANISCPDKSERNRKDLCDVITFTIDPGNAKDLDDAISVRDAGDHFELGIHIADVVSFVNPGDTLDKAAKKRGSSYYAPKKQPVHMFPVDLSTELFSLMPHRERKVVSLMLEVTKETNQITGKPTFQLSRIKSNRKLSYEEAEEMICKGYGQNSRFDTVEGCVAVAYCFAKVQRKARLGDCAWAYDRPDEDRLPGKRKAHQMIEELSVLFNTRVSQFLISSQKTMDCTPLRCQAAPDPEKIDELKKTYGEFIPLSFHMRCKVKHDKQNPTSKTFSILTKVWNDIQAAAKAGNDIDKIVDLVATDDIHPQLLPAVTQYRKSFGRAYVIRSNSCAKAKIGHYSLHLKSYTQASSPIRRYMDIVLQRLLHNVICDTSVHYSPKEIDILCNQFEQIGKVAKEYEQIAEMLTYAVSMKKQNALKLAFIVSAEPERESFRVSLPFNKNVFPDSIPVMYRDLQLEDQPLYDETSKCMTLTWKRRVYSASTMQIHDEVTRPLDCGPCTELPLTTWQAIIKAIDQENWDDVKAIIKSADTKQLRKTKVLVPGAVTDTRSSEEKHYVDLEVQLRPGDTLQIQMSSELRRGYLTPAVQLLCIKPKFEVCVDHVHNPIPCFSKCADDPPKTRYRDCDEYVRIWKPLCEMESAATAVDDSNSIVIEDMVVNFLHKQDRVMTGSFNLPLSYIEKWAIECNLAHCFLCIRKRNVKLSSALDHSAEVDPSSFIWVAHGVTTKVEPKKSPPNEEKQVEFNVSHLPMDNIPECIFQKDTRFTVEIIPKLLPDIRKEYAVNNIVSANKLVQKIALGHHIPREAVPYNVPRSQLMKKEPPRGMPRLNPSQIDAVEKALNHNFTLIQGPPGTGKTVVGVNMVYWFCEMNSRYRRRDLDAKDENKKEVILYCGPSNKSVDVVAEYLLKFGNNLKPLRVYSQQVELLDYPYPNCNVQFSTRSLRQERSKPELRDITLHHRMREEQNPNSAAIRAFDLRXRREVMSAEEVGSYRKLLSSARKFELERHDIILCTCTVSSTPSLIKTVLARQILIDECAMATEPQALIPLVCNKPEKIVLIGDHKQLRPIVKNEHVRRLGMAKSLFERYFTVYKTRAVMLDTQYRMHEDICKFPSEAYYDDRLKTEVERPNSVLLINNKPKQIIFGDVRGKEISQVVSTEKGHENSKANPQERDIVVDLAKRLVENSRVQQQDIVILSPYNAQVAEIRAHLRGINMDKITVTTITKSQGSEWRYVLISTVRSLPNEEIDPEPDRAWLTKHVGFVGDPNQINVGITRAKEGLCIIGNQQLLSCSAAWRLLFSHYNSKGAVTEAERISVRRVAR, translated from the exons ATGGCAGCTAACGGGCCGAGCACATCCAAAACGACCCAGCTGTTATCGACGCATGACCTCAAACTAGCGTGCTCTAAATGTGCCGTCAAAGAAGGTGACGTCACGTACAGGCTGACCTCAGTCCAGCACCAGTGTGCGCGCGACCTGCTCATCTGCAAGGCCAAAGCTGGCAGCAAATGGCGGCCCGTTTCCAGACGGCCCAAGTTTCCAATCCCGTTTAGGTATGAAGTGTGCTGGTACTTTGTGGAAGGCTCCGGCTGCACGAAACACAAGAACCGGTGCACGTACGCCACAAGTGATGAGGAGGCGGCGGTGTGGAACTTTGAGAAGAGCCAGGGGCTGGACCACGTGTCCATCTGTAAGCTCCTGACTCAGGGCAACGGAGGCCCCGCTCGCCTCAACAGAGCCGAATGTCTGGATGACCTCTTAAAGGCTTTAGAGCTGAAAGCTGCATGTTCTCTGTGTGCAGTCAAGCAGAGGGAGATCACCTACACGGTGAGGTCAGTCCGTCACCGATGTGGCAGGGATCTGCTCCTGGCCAAAGCCCTGGGCTCCGACCGCTGGAGGCCCGTGTCTGACCGGCCAGCCATTGGGAGACATGGCCAAAACGTCATTTATCAAGAGTGCAGGTACTTTGTGGAGGACTCTGGCTGCAGGAAAGACGGGCAGGACTGCACGTTTGCCAGGAGCTTTGAGGAGGCGACTGTGTGGAACTGTGTTCGAGACCTGAACATTGATAACGGCAAGCTAATCAAACTCATCCCCGAGTCCGAGCCCACGTGGACTCGGCTAGAAGATGCAGTCGAATACATCCTCCAAGAGTTTTCAGGGGAATTCCTGGAGCTCTGCGGAGACTGTTTTATCTCCAGACAACAAATAAGCGTCAAAAAGTGGAACGGCATGTGCTCGGCAGACGCAGCGCACGCCTGGAGCCCCATTTTAGTTCACCACCTGTCAGAAAGTCACGGGAAGGAGATCTACAACGAGGTGCGGCCGCTCCCGGCGAACTGCAGGCTGGAGTTCTGCAGCCACGTGCAGGAGGGGAAGCCCTGCTGGCACCAGGCCGGCCAGTGCCAGGCGGCCCACAGCGAGATGGAGATGGCGGTGTGGCGTGCGGAGGACGGCGGGCTCTCGGTCCGTCCTGACCTGCTGAAGCTGAGCGGGCGGCAGCAGACGGAGCCCAGACAGGTGACCTTCTACTGCAGAGCCTGCCTGCTGCACCTGACCTCGCCTGAGAGTTTCTACAACCACTGCGCCTCCAGGGAGCATGCCAAGATCATTGCTGATGACACCAGCATCAGGTGGAGGCTCCGGCCGCCGCCGCACAACCACCGGGCCCAGTTCTGGATGTGTGACAG GCCTAAGACCTGCGAGTACGGCGTCAGCTGCGTGAAGGCCCACtcggaggaggagctgaaggagtgGCTGATGCgagccgaggaggaggaggagatcagACACAGCGTGGAGGCGCGAGGCCTCATGAGCTACAGCGAGAGCCTGCTGGAGCAGtacagacactgcagcagcGAAGTGCACATC ATGGCGGAGCAGGTGGACGACGTCAGCGTGACGTGCAACCAGGAGCTGTGCGTGCACCGCCAGGAAACCACGGCGACGCTGAGTTGGGACTTCCAGGTCAACACTGAG AGGCAGCTCGTGCACGTGGCTCTGCTGAAGCAGGAACCAGGAGCTTCGTTCTCCCTCGGGCCAGTTCACCCCGAGCCCTGCAGCTACTCCTCAGGCGAACGCTTCTGGACCTCAGACTCCACCTACGGCGTCACCGTGTCCTTCGAGTCGGCCAACCCGGGCCTGTATGAGCAGTGGCTGGTGCTGGACTTCGACATGAGGCCGGTGCTGCTGCGGAGGCTCAAGGTCAGAGTGGGGCCGCGGTCGGCGGACGACGCCGAGGAACCGGCGGCGAGCTTCGGGGGGCCGTCTCAAAGTGCTGAGCGCTGGCATCGGGGGAACTGCCTTATCATCCCGTGTCAGTCCAGGcgggaagaggaagaagagctgCTGAAGGAGTACAAGCCTCCTCAGGTTAATTTTCTGTACAAACCCACCAGCAGCAGGCCGACGCCTCTGAGTCCCCACAACTACAAGGAGAGGATGCACAACTTCCTGTATGACGAGGAGCAGGCAGAGGACCAGGTCGTTTCCAG GTTGAATGTTTGTGGAGAAGTTTCGATGTCGGCCACTCTGGAGACTAAATTTGGCACGGTGACGGTGGCTCACGGAGAGCTGGTGGGCTCCGTCTCCATTCCCTACAGTCTCACCCCGGACACTCCGGAGGGATTTGCACTGAGGCGAAGCATCCAGTCCGCCCTTATAGCACCGGCATCTTCAGACGACCAAAACACCAAGGTCTACGAAGCCGAAATCCTGCAGGACACCACCTCCGAGAAGAAAATTCACCTGCGGCTCTCCAGGAGATGCTGCTCGGACCTGGCGCTCAGGAGCGATGAGGTGCGACAGATGGAGGTGCAGTTCCAGCTGAACCGTCACAAGTTCTGCACGATGCACAAAGCGGTTGACCTGCTGCCAGACACGCACCAGGTGCTGCCGGACCTGGAGAACTGTGCCGTCCCTGCGCAGGAGGTTCGGCACGACAAGCTGAACGCAAAGCAGCAGTTGGCGGTCGCTTTCGTCACGGGGGAAGCGGACGGGAAAAAAGCCGTGGCGCCGCTGCTCATTTACGGGCCGTTTGGAACCGGGAAGACGTTCACGCTCGCCACGGCGGCCATAGAGCTGACGAAGACGCCGCGAAACAAAGTGCTGATCTGCACCCACACCAACAG TTCTGCAGATCTGTACGTCAGAGATCATTTCCACCCCCTCATCAGGAATGGACACAATGGAATAAAACCACTTCGAATAAAAGCAACCACTCACGGGACTTTAACCTTCACTGATGAGGTCACCATGAGATATTGCCTTTATTCAAGCGAGGAACAGCGTTTTCTGCCCCCTACAAAGGCGGACCTGGACGTCCACAAAGTGGTCATAACCACCACAACAATGGCGAGACATCTCCACGACCTGAAGCTCCCCGTCGGCTACTTCACCCACATCCTGATCGACGAAGCCTCCCAGATGCTTGAATGTGAAGCCTTGATGGCCCTCGGTCTAGCTGGGCCGGACACCAGAGTCATTTTAGCCGGAGATCACATGCAGATGGGACCCAAGCTTTTCTCGGTGGACGATCACCAGCGCTCCAACCACACGCTTCTCACCCGGCTGTTCCACTACTACCTTGGCCAAACGTTCACCGCCGCCCAGAAAAGCAGAGTCATCCTCCACGAGAACTACCGCTCAACCAAAGAAATAGTGGAGTTCGTGTCCACCCATTTCTACGTCGGTAGCAACGCCGCTATCAAGGCTGTGGGGAACGTCATGGCTCATCCGGACGGCCACGCTCTGAGGTTCCATCATGTGAGAGGAGAGTGCCGGCTGGACACCGCCTCCATGTCGTGGTTCAACAGTGATGAGGCCGCCAAAGTGGCTGAAGTGGTACAAGACATTCTCCAAAACTGGCCACAAGCCTGGGGATCCAAGAACCAAGCCTCCATCTGCGTGCTGTCCGAGGGATGCCAG GTTGGAAAAATCAGGGCATCACTTTCAAGAAAAAACCTTTCTCAAATCAGTGTTGAGAGTTTTGCAACTGTGCAAG GGAAACAATTCAGGGCAGTTATAATCACAGCTGTTCAAACACGTGAGAGCCTGAAATCCGCTCACTTACATGGTCTGGAGCTGTTTGATGACGCCCGTGTGTTCAACACGGCCATGACCAGAGCCCAGTCCCAGGTGGTCGTGGTCGGAGatgctgctgccctctgctgcttTGGGAAATGTTCCAGGATCTGGAAGAGCTACATAGACCACTGCATCAGCAACGGCAGCGTCAAACCAAAGCATTTTACCACAGATTTCTTTGAAAGTGATGTGAAGGAAATCGCGAGGTTTCAAAAGTCTGAACCTGTGGAGGAGAGTGCCGTTCACAATGACGAAATTCTTCAACAGTTGAAAGATGAATCTGAGAAGCTGGAAGCAGAGTACAATTCAGATAATGACAGTGAGAAATCTGATTCCTCTATGGATCACACACCATCATTCAGTAAAGCTGATGTTGAAAGAGATAACCTTTTAGAGCTAAATAGAACTCAACCAAATGCGTTCAAACAAGGACAGCTGGTCATGGAGACATATGACACGGGTTATGTCATACCATCTGACAACCCCACCAAACGCATATACctgaaaagaaggaaaagcttTGGAAGGGCTTTCAATGGAGATAAAGTTCTTGTGCAAACATCCATCTCTGAAGACAGTTCCCAGGATAAGGTGGTGGGCATCATCGAAAGAGCAGAATCATCCTGTGTATTTGTCTGCATGCTTGAGGATCAAGACTACTGCAAACCAAAGGTGAAGTTTGAAAGCGAATTCGTCAGAAAGATAATGATACCCATCACTAAAAGTGCTCCCAAGATAGCCATACTGCTCAGCAAGAAAAATCACTGCTTCCTTCCAGTATGGGACCATACTGATGGATACTGGAAGATTACAGCATATGAAAAACTCAGTGAAACCCTCAGACAGAACCATGTGTTTATGGTGCAAGTGATCACATGGAAAGAAGGGTGTTTGTTTCCCTTGGGGAAAGTTGTAGATATTCTTCCAATTGGAAACTCTGTGCAGGATGGACTAAGGATTTTGAATGAGGAATTCAAAGTTACGCCTGCTGCACGTAAAGCAAATATTTCCTGTCCAGACAAAAGTGAGAGGAACAGGAAGGATCTGTGTGATGTGATCACTTTCACCATTGATCCAGGCAATGCAAAGGACCTGGATGATGCCATCAGTGTCAGAGATGCCGGAGACCACTTTGAGCTGGGAATCCATATTGCAGATGTGGTGAGCTTTGTGAATCCAGGTGATACATTAGACAAGGCTGCAAAAAAACGTGGCAGTTCATATTACGCCCCCAAGAAACAACCCGTCCACATGTTCCCAGTAGACTTGAGCACTGAACTCTTTAGTCTTATGCCACATCGTGAACGCAAGGTGGTTTCATTAATGTTGGAGGTGACAAAGGAAACAAACCAGATCACTGGAAAACCTACCTTTCAGCTATCTCGGATCAAGTCTAACAGAAAGCTATCCTATGAAGAGGCAGAAGAAATGATCTGTAAAGGATATGGACAGAACTCCAGGTTTGATACAGTGGAAGGTTGTGTCGCAGTGGCTTATTGTTTTGCAAAAGTCCAAAGAAAGGCTCGACTTGGGGACTGTGCCTGGGCCTACGATCGGCCCGATGAGGATCGACTGCCAGGGAAGCGGAAAGCCCATCAAATGATTGAGGAACTCAGTGTGTTATTCAACACACGCGTGTCTCAATTTTTGATCAGTTCCCAAAAAACCATGGACTGCACACCCCTTCGATGCCAGGCAGCACCAGATCCTGAAAAGATTGATGAGCTAAAGAAGACATATGGAGAATTTATACCACTGTCTTTTCATATGAGGTGCAAAGTTAAGCATGACAAACAAAACCCAACCAGCAAAACCTTCAGCATACTCACAAAAGTGTGGAATGACATCCAGGCTGCTGCCAAAGCAGGAAATGACATAGACAAAATAGTCGACCTCGTTGCTACAGATGACATCCACCCTCAGCTTCTACCAGCAGTAACTCAGTACAGAAAGAGTTTTGGTAGGGCTTACGTCATCCGTTCCAACTCTTGCGCCAAGGCGAAGATCGGGCACTATTCTCTGCACCTTAAGTCTTACACACAGGCATCCTCACCAATACGGCGGTACATGGACATTGTCTTGCAAAGGCTTTTGCATAATGTCATCTGTGACACTTCAGTACATTACTCTCCAAAAGAAATTGACATTTTGTGCAATCAGTTTGAGCAGATTGGCAAGGTGGCTAAGGAGTATGAACAGATTGCTGAGATGCTTACCTACGCAGTGAGCATGAAGAAACAGAATGCCTTGAAGTTAGCATTTATTGTCAGTGctgagccagagagagagagtttcagaGTGTCACTTCCTTTCAACAAGAATGTATTTCCAGACAGCATTCCTGTTATGTACAGAGATCTGCAATTGGAGGACCAACCACTTTATGATGAGACAAGTAAATGCATGACTCTCACATGGAAAAGACGGGTCTACTCAGCCAGCACCATGCAAATCCATGATGAGGTGACAAGGCCGCTGGATTGTGGTCCCTGCACCGAGCTTCCACTGACGACATGGCAAGCCATCATTAAAGCAATTGACCAAGAAAACTGGGATGATGTTAAGGCGATCATAAAGAGCGCTGATACGaaacaactgagaaaaacaaaggtTCTGGTGCCTGGAGCTGTGACCGACACAAGAAGCTCAGAGGAAAAGCACTATGTTGACCTTGAAGTCCAGCTGCGGCCAGGTGACACCCTACAGATCCAGATGTCATCAGAGCTGAGAAGAGGCTATCTGACACCTGCTGTGCAGCTGCTGTGCATCAAACCAAAGTTTGAGGTCTGTGTGGATCACGTTCACAACCCAATTCCATGTTTCTCCAAATGCGCAGACGATCCTCCCAAGACCAGGTATCGTGACTGTGACGAGTATGTGCGCATCTGGAAACCACTGTGCGAGATGGAGTCTGCTGCAACTGCAGTGGATGACAGCAACAGCATAGTCATTGAAGACATGGTGGTAAACTTCCTCCACAAGCAGGACCGTGTGATGACAGGGAGCTTCAACCTACCTCTGTCATACATTGAGAAATGGGCCATTGAATGCAACCTGGCACACTGCTTCCTTTGCATACGgaaaagaaatgtgaagttGAGCTCAGCTCTGGATCACTCTGCAGAGGTGGACCCGAGCAGTTTCATCTGGGTGGCCCATGGTGTCACAACAAAAGTGGAGCCAAAGAAGAGCCCCCCAAATGAAGAAAAGCAAGTGGAGTTCAACGTCAGTCACCTGCCCATGGACAACATTCCAGAGTGCATCTTCCAGAAAGACACACGCTTCACAGTTGAGATAATCCCAAAGCTTCTGCCTGACAT ACGGAAAGAATATGCCGTCAACAACATTGTGTCTGCAAACAAACTCGTCCAGAAGATAGCGCTCGGACATCACATTCCAAGAGAAG CGGTGCCGTACAATGTGCCGAGGAGCCAGCTCATGAAGAAAGAGCCTCCCAGAGGAATGCCCAGGCTCAACCCCAGTCAAATTGATGCTGTGGAGAAAGCTCTGAATCACAATTTCACACTCATTCAGGGGCCACCGG GGACTGGGAAAACGGTTGTCGGAGTGAACATGGTGTACTGGTTCTGCGAGATGAACTCCAGATACCGGAGGAGAGATCTCGACGCGAAGGACGAAAACAAGAAAGAGGTTATTCTTTACTGCGGCCCCTCCAACAAGTCTGTCGACGTTGTTGCAG AGTACCTGTTGAAGTTCGGGAACAACCTGAAGCCCCTCAGGGTGTACAgccagcaggtggagctgctggacTACCCCTACCCAAACTGCAACGTGCAGTTCTCTACGAGGTCATTGCGCCAAGAGCGTTCCAAACCAGAGCTCAG GGACATCACGTTGCATCACCGCATGCGAGAGGAACAAAACCCAAATTCAGCTGCAATAAGGGCGTTCGACCTCC CGCGCAGGGAGGTGATGAGTGCAGAGGAAGTGGGCAG CTACCGGAAGCTTCTCTCCAGCGCTCGGAAGTTCGAACTGGAGCGGCATGACATCATCCTGTGCACGTGCACGGTGTCCTCCACGCCCAGCCTGATCAAGACGGTCCTCGCCCGCCAGATCCTCATCGACGAGTGTGCGATGGCCACCGAGCCGCAGGCCCTCATCCCGCTCGTCTGCAACAAACCGGAGAAG ATCGTCTTGATCGGTGACCACAAACAGTTGCGTCCCATTGTGAAGAATGAGCATGTGAGGAGGCTGGGCATGGCCAAGTCCCTATTTGAGCGCTACTTCACAGTCTACAAGACCCGGGCTGTGATGCTGGACACCCAGTACAGAATG CATGAGGATATCTGCAAGTTCCCGTCTGAGGCTTATTATGATGACCGTCTGAAGACCGAGGTGGAGCGGCCGAACAGCGTCCTGCTGATCAACAACAAGCCCAAGCAGATCATTTTTGGGGACGTCAGAGGAAAGGAGATCAGCCAGGTCGTGAGCACCGAGAAGGGCCACGAGAACTCCAAAGCAAACCCCCAGGAGCGAGACATCGTG GTTGACCTCGCTAAAAGGCTGGTGGAGAATTCCAGGGTGCAGCAGCAGGACATTGTGATTCTGTCGCCCTACAACGCCCAGGTGGCAGAGATCAGAGCTCACCTGAGAGGAAtcaacatggacaaaatcacaGTTACCACCATCACCAAAAGTCAAG GGAGTGAGTGGCGTTACGTCCTCATATCGACGGTGCGTTCGTTGCCCAACGAGGAGATCGACCCGGAGCCCGACCGAGCCTGGCTCACCAAACACGTGGGCTTCGTGGGCGACCCCAACCAGATCAATGTGGGCATCACCAGGGCCAAAGAGGGCCTGTGCATCATCG GgaaccagcagctgctgagctgCAGCGCCGCCTGGAGGCTGCTCTTCAGTCATTACAACTCGAAGGGCGCCGTCACCGAGGCAGAGAGGATCTCTGTCCGCCGAGTCGCCAGATAA